Proteins co-encoded in one Nothobranchius furzeri strain GRZ-AD chromosome 4, NfurGRZ-RIMD1, whole genome shotgun sequence genomic window:
- the LOC129160802 gene encoding uncharacterized protein: MPLGMKLCTHTEGKQTKKKTLRLIKWLQKKHLLKKKLRCPVCHHKMKMISVVKKDQFMWCCKRASHRKVSRTIRTGSLFEKSKSSLFSWMKFIYRFSQGLRLRQIDMIDDDVAGSSKTLSAMAKRIRQVCISAMERHGVNKGHCLGGHKEFVVMDESCLRHQRKYARGRFGNAWKRKKWVFGLMGVKDKRRRLVLKLVEKRTRRHLVPLIRQHVKSGSANISDEWRAYKNVLTNMGYKHYTVNHSRWFVDPHSGSHTQHIERAWMTIKGHIRRLRGNRTEMLLEEHLKVLEWSSWLGSKHPDGPLGRLFKDIWKSFPV, translated from the exons GAAACACCTTCTAAAGAAGAAGCTGAGATGCCCTGTTTGCCACCATAAGATGAAAATGATATCTGTGGTGAAGAAAGACCAATTTATGTG GTGCTGCAAAAGAGCAAGTCATAGAAAAGTCTCCAGAACAATTAGAACTGGCTCCCTCTTTGAGAAATCAAAATCTTCTCTTTTCAGTTGGATGAAGTTCATCTACAG ATTTTCACAAGGGCTCAGGCTCAGGCAGATAGATATGATTGATGATGATGTGGCTGGCAGCTCCAAAACATTAAGTGCCATGGCAAAGCGTATTCGACAAGTCTGCATCAGTGCAATGGAAAGACACGGAGTAAATAAAGGGCACTGTCTTGGTGGTCACAAAGAATTTGTGGTTATGGATGAAAGCTGTCTCCGTCATCAGCGAAAG tatGCACGTGGACGCTTCGGAAATGCTTGGAAAAGAAAGAAATGGGTCTTTGGACTGATGGGAGTGAAAGACAAAAGGCGAAGGCTCGTGTTAAAACTTGTAGAGAAACGAACAAGGCGTCACCTTGTTCCTCTGATCAGACAGCATGTTAAGTCGGGTAGTGCCAATATCAGTGATGAGTGGAGAGCCTACAAGAATGTCTTGACAAACATGGGGTACAAACATTACACAGTAAATCACAGCAGGTGGTTTGTTGATCCTCACTCGGGCAGTCATACACAACATATTGAAAGAGCTTGGATGACAATTAAAGGACATATTCGCAGACTAAGAGGAAATCGTACAGAGATGTTGTTGGAGGAACATCTTAAAGTTCTCGAATGGTCATCTTGGCTTGGTTCAAAACATCCTGATGGACCACTGGGACGCTTATTCAAGGACATATGGAAATCATTCCCAGTTTAA